The Nostoc cf. commune SO-36 genomic sequence AACCAGCTTTTATCGGCAAGGCGATATTTGTAGCCGTCAATTGTTTGGCAATCAATCACCGCTTTACCTGCAATTTCTGTTAGGGGTTGGGTTTGCAGTTGTTGCAAAAGACGCGATCGCACTTCCATACTTGCTAAGGGTAAATCAATGCGATCGTAAGCTGAGGTAAACCCTGTTTCTTTCTGCAAGTAGCGATAATAATCACCTAAATCTAAACCAGATTCGACGATCGCTTCTAAAACATACAATGCTGACAGCAGTGCATCACGTTCGGGAATATGACTTCCATAGCCAATTCCTCCCGATTCTTCACCACCCAGCAACACTTTTGCTGCTAACATTCTGTCAGCAATGTATTTATAACCAACTGCTGTCTCAAATACTGATAGGTTATGTAGTGCTGCCACAAGGGGCATCAAGTCGGAACCACTTACAGTTTTGACTATTTCTCCAGTAAAGCCGCGCCGCAGGGTTAAGTGGTCGATTAATATGGGGATTAAGACTTGGGAACTTAGGAAGTTGGCTTCTCCATCTACTGCTGCAATACGATCGCAGTCGCCATCAAATACCAACCCCACCGTTAAACTTGATTTATCTGTTTCTCGGTGGGTTTTGATAACTTCAAATAGCTTTGAAAGGTATTTAGGTAAGGGTTCCGGCGCACCGCCACCAAATAGGGGATCGCGTTCTGAGTTGATTTCTTTGACTTGATTGCCTAGTAGTCTCGCCAATCCACCAGCCGCCGCGCCATGCATGACATCGGCAAATAATGTCACTTTGCCTGATGCGATCGCTTCTCGAATTTTGACAATATCAACTTTACCTTCTAACGCTTGGGTATAACTAGGCCAAGGATCGAATTTTTCTTGCTTGCCTGGGGTAGCTGCTAGTGGTACTCCAACTGACAACTGCGCTTCGATCTCTTTTGTGACTTCTTCCGGCACCGAACCACCAAAACAACCCTTGACTTTTAATCCCAAATATTTGCCAGGATTATGGCTAGCTGTAATTACCAGCGCCCCTAAAGCATTGAGTTGTTTTGCTGCCCAACTATAAGCTGGGGTTGGGGCATAGCTTTCGCTCAGTAGTACGTCAAAGCCGACGGCAGCGACAGTATCGGCAACAGCACGAGCAAAATCTTCAGCCATAAATCGGCGATCGTAACCGACAATTATTGTCCGGCTACCTACCGTAGAAAAATATGTATCATATAATACTTTTGCGGCAACTGGCGCGACTAGGGCTAGGCGTTCAAAGGTAAACTCTTCACCAATAACGCCCCGCCAGCCGTCTGTACCAAACTTGATTGAGTTAGCTACAACTGGCATCTAGGTATCCTAACTGTCTACTTGAGGATTCTAGCATTTATACAGTGTGCAGAGTAAAAAAAGAATCTAGTAAAAATATGTACTATTTAATTAAGGATTTTTGGTACTAAATTTTAGGCTTGTAGAGACGCGTTAACGCGTCTCTACCAAGAATTTTGGGCTTAACTGAACGGTATTAGATTATAGGGTGTATGTAAAATCTTCCACTAGCATACCAGGAACTAAACTACCTCCTAGTTGACGACTATCATAAGTACCTACTTCGGGTATAAAATCCTGGAAATTAGTCAAATCTATGAGGTTTTCTCCCCAGAAACGGTAGAGACTTTCATCAAAACGCAAGTTTTCAATGGGAGCAATAATTTCTCCGTTTTCTACCCAAAAACAAGCATAACGGGTCATACCTGTGACTCTACCAGTGTGGCGATCGCTCCAATTCAAGTAATGCAGATTTGATAGATATAATCCTTTATCTAAACTCGGAAGAATCTGCTCAAATCCTAAATTTCCCGGACTGATTTCTGGCGCTCTTAAAGTCTCTGAACCATTAGCGCCATTGGCAGGTTTTTTATATTCTTTAGCAGTCCGAGAATTTACTAAAGTATTTATCAAATGTCCTTTTTCTATTATGGGTAACTCCGGTGCTGCTATTTCTCCCAATTCATTAAATCGTGGTACTAATCCCCGTTGAAAGTTTTCTTTCAAACTAAATGCGGGTGATAGTTGTTTTTCTTTACGCCATAGAGCAGCTAAAGAGCTATTTCCTTGTTGAATATCAGCTTCGCTTACAGATCCCCAAGAAAGCATCAATAATAAATCTGCAACAGCAGCCGGAGCAAAATAAGTTCTGTACTGTCCCCGTGGTAATTCTTTTGCTGGGTGAGCGAGCAATTCTAATTGCTTTTTAGCTTCGCTTATTTTGGCTATATATATAGATTTATCCCAATCACTGCCTGCAAATGTACCCTTAACGGCTTGTCCAGATGTGGAAAATAGAGAGTAATCTAAGGTAAAATACTCTGTAGCAAACCAGTGTTTTTTACCGCTAGAATCACCATAAGCTTTAATTACCACTCCCCCGGCATATATTCCTGTAAAATCCAATTCAGCAACCAGTTCTAGCACAGTTGGTACTACTGCTTCTGCCGCCAATAAATTCCCAGAATGTATTTCTCGGCTGGTATTATTTCCTGATGGCAAAACTAGATATGGATCGATGGGTAGTAGAATAATTTCGTCACGTAGTTCTTGCAAAGCAGTATACGCTAACTCCCAATCTACCTGCCAATTTCCAGTAAAGGGAAACTGCCGAACACTGTTGCGCTGTTCTTTCATCAAAGTCAGTTCGATCCAACCATCAGTGACACAACCAGTCTGGCGCACTTTCGCATGATTAAAACGAGTAAATTGACTTATTTCACTGCTGAGTCTCACAGTGAATTGTTCATTTTCTAATTTTTTGAGTAACAGACTTTCAATCAGTCGATTAAAGCTGACTTCTAACGCAGATAATTCCTCAACTTTCATAGATATTAAATATTAATAGGGAATAAGGAAGGGTAAATACGGTTCAGTTAAGGCTAAAATCCTTTTTTTAACGAACCGCAAAGGACGCAAAGGACACAAAGGAAGAGAAGCTTAACTGAACTGTATTGGAATAAGGGGAG encodes the following:
- a CDS encoding phosphoglucomutase/phosphomannomutase family protein; protein product: MPVVANSIKFGTDGWRGVIGEEFTFERLALVAPVAAKVLYDTYFSTVGSRTIIVGYDRRFMAEDFARAVADTVAAVGFDVLLSESYAPTPAYSWAAKQLNALGALVITASHNPGKYLGLKVKGCFGGSVPEEVTKEIEAQLSVGVPLAATPGKQEKFDPWPSYTQALEGKVDIVKIREAIASGKVTLFADVMHGAAAGGLARLLGNQVKEINSERDPLFGGGAPEPLPKYLSKLFEVIKTHRETDKSSLTVGLVFDGDCDRIAAVDGEANFLSSQVLIPILIDHLTLRRGFTGEIVKTVSGSDLMPLVAALHNLSVFETAVGYKYIADRMLAAKVLLGGEESGGIGYGSHIPERDALLSALYVLEAIVESGLDLGDYYRYLQKETGFTSAYDRIDLPLASMEVRSRLLQQLQTQPLTEIAGKAVIDCQTIDGYKYRLADKSWLMIRFSGTEPVLRLYCEAPTIEQVHQTLAWAKHWAE
- a CDS encoding TldD/PmbA family protein — protein: MKVEELSALEVSFNRLIESLLLKKLENEQFTVRLSSEISQFTRFNHAKVRQTGCVTDGWIELTLMKEQRNSVRQFPFTGNWQVDWELAYTALQELRDEIILLPIDPYLVLPSGNNTSREIHSGNLLAAEAVVPTVLELVAELDFTGIYAGGVVIKAYGDSSGKKHWFATEYFTLDYSLFSTSGQAVKGTFAGSDWDKSIYIAKISEAKKQLELLAHPAKELPRGQYRTYFAPAAVADLLLMLSWGSVSEADIQQGNSSLAALWRKEKQLSPAFSLKENFQRGLVPRFNELGEIAAPELPIIEKGHLINTLVNSRTAKEYKKPANGANGSETLRAPEISPGNLGFEQILPSLDKGLYLSNLHYLNWSDRHTGRVTGMTRYACFWVENGEIIAPIENLRFDESLYRFWGENLIDLTNFQDFIPEVGTYDSRQLGGSLVPGMLVEDFTYTL